Part of the Phacochoerus africanus isolate WHEZ1 chromosome 8, ROS_Pafr_v1, whole genome shotgun sequence genome is shown below.
AAGTTATTAGCACCATTCTGTCAGCTGTAAAGTGGAGATTGATCGGCACTCCGCTGCCTCAGCATTTCCCCGCCTGATAAAAATGACAGATTAAGGGAATAAGAAAAGGGAATTAGGCTCAGGGCTTCTCGGGAGCTCCCTCTGCCAAGGTGTCATGGTGGGCCCAGATCATAGAGGGGCtagccccctcaccccacccacccagaCAGCCTCAGGAAGATGGAGAGGGGCCCAGGAGTACAGGATCTGGACTGGAGGCCAGCACTGCGGAGTGTCCAGGAGACTAAGACAATTGCTGAGCTGGTCAGCAGAgacctcccaggcctggggctcaAAAGGAAGCCTGGCATCTGAGAGTGCCAGGGCCCCGGGATGGAAGGAGGCTATTTCGGGAGACCGAAGAGTGTTTTGGATGTGGGACCCGAGAGAGGGCTTTGGAATAGGGGTGGGGTAGGGCCTGGGCTGTGTGAGGGGCTGTACACAGTAGGGTGAGGCTACGCGAGGTACCCTTGGGAGCTCAGCCCAGCTGGGCGCGAGTGTGACAGGCCAGACCAGGGTGGTGGCTGGGGCGATGAGGGGTGTGGCCTGGGGGAGGAGCCCAGGAGGAATGGAGGTGGTAGGCGCACCTGACCTAAGGGGCCTGTAGCCTCCAGGAAGAGGGTGAGGTACCCTGGCATGGGACCCTGCACTGCCAGTCCTCACCCCTGTTCTGGGAGGAGAAGGTGGTTTCCAGTCAGATCAGGGTGCTGAGGAGGGCTCCTTAATCTAACCTGTACAAGAGACTAGTCTGGTGGGCTGGGGGCAGCATTGCTGCCTGTGGGGTCCTGAGTCGACGCCTGAGTCTGTTACCATAAGTCTCCAATCTCATCTACCCACATGGCCCAGAGCCCCCCAGTCTGGACGGTCCCACACCGTTGCCTGTCCCAACCCCACACGCTGTTCTGTGGCTGAAGTTCTGGGACTCGGGCCTGGGCAGGACCTTCGAGCACCCTCGAGCAATGACAGGTGGGGCTCCGGGCTGAGCTGGAGCGAGGCTAAGACTGAGGCTGTAATCGGGGTGGGCCTGCGCCGTTCCTGCCCTGGCCCCTACAAGCCCTGAGGTACAGTGTAGgtttccctctgccctcccccaggtGACCTGCTGGGCAAGAGGCTGGGCCGCTCGACCCGCATCACCAGTGACTGCCCTTTGGAGAAGAAGGCCCGAAGCAAGTCCCCCCAAGGTGGGAGCCCGatccggggtggggtgggggacaggaggGGAGCAGGACCCTCTAGGGCAGGGTTAGCCCAGTAGCATGTTCTAAGAAGGGAGGTCCTGCTTCCCCCCTTGGCAGCATCTGAAGGGGAAGCCCCCTCACCTGTGCTTGCCCAATGCAGAGACTCTCCTGCTTCCGGAATTAGGGCCCAGCATGGCCCCCGAGGATCACTACCGCCGGCTGGTGTCcgccctgagtgaggccagcaactTTGAGGACCCTCAGCGTCTCTATCACCTGGGCCTCCCCAGCCACGGTATATGCCCCTCCCCATGCCATGACTGTCCACCCACGTGCCCTGGCTCTCCCTGTCCCCAGAGGGCTCTGCTCACCCTGAGAAGAGGACCAGGGTCTTTGGCTGCTGACACCAAGGCTAGGCTTGGATGCGGGTTTTTCAGCCCCTCAAATCCCCAAAGCCCTCGTAGATGGACGATGAAGcctgccttctccctctgcccGATGCAACCACTTGTTTGGGTAGGTCTGGGGGGCCCACCCTTTCCGTCTCCCACAGACTCTCCCAGCAGAGCCTCCAACGGCCACTGTCATTtcgcagatgaggaagctgagcctTGGGGGAGCCCTAGTGAGAGTGGGAGTTGGGGGTTTCACCAGGCCCACCTGCCCCTCTCCAGCACACGCAGGTTGGCCTGAAGCCCTCACCTGGACCCCATGCTCTGTACGCTGTGTCCTTCCCACTCCAGCTGCAGTCAGGGTACCAGTGTGTGAGGAGGGGGCCAGACCCTCCTTGGGGAAGCTGCTCGGTCAGCTCCAGAAAGTCCGCTGCGGACGTTGGTCCCCAGGCAGGATGGGCCACAGTTGGGATCTGGTCACCAGGCCTTCACTGGTACACAGGAGAAGCTCCAGCTGGAAGCGCCATCTCTGTCTAAACCCCCTAGGAGACAGgctctgtccatctgtctgtgcCTCCTCCCACGGACACTTGGAAGTCcccctaccaccacaggggcacCCTCTGGCACCCCATCCAGCTGCACCCTGGCCTGGCAGCCGCGGGCTTGCCTTTTCTGGCTGGaggttggtggggagggggtgctgggaaAAGGGGCCGGATTTCCTCTCCTTACACAGGCAATGTCCCCCAGGGCAGTCAGGCATCGAGAGCCTGAATAATTCACCaaatgttaataatttaaaaatcttcctttttaattgCTTTCCCTGCCCTGCCTGCGGCCGGCTCCGCTGGCCTGCGCGGGGGAGGGGCGCCGGCCGCGGGGAGCAGCGCGGAGCCGGGCTGTCAATCAGgcccctgcctgccacccccGCCGGGAGCCGACGGTAAATAACCCAGGccgcgggcgggcgggggcgcggggcccTGCCGGGATCGATGCGGGCGGCCGCGCCGGCTGCGCTCTGCGGGCTGGCACCCGGCCCGGGGCAGGACCCACCTCCGCTTTTCGGGTAATTAATTTATAaacaggcggcggcggcggcggcggcggcggcggagctTGCACAGTGGGGGGCTGCGGGGGGACTCAGAGGTCCGGCCCTGAGCAGGACAGAGGGACGGGAGGTGGGGAGTAGAGTGCAGTAGAGCGCACGGTGGGCCTGGGAGGGGATCGGAGACCCACCCCAACTCCTGGACTCTGGTCCCACTGCGCTCACTCTTGGGCCTTTGCACGACCCCTGCCCGCCAGCACCCTGCAGCCTTGCTCCCGCTGCTGTCCGAGATCTCAACTCCTGTCCGAGATCTCAACTCCTGTCAGTGTCAACATTCAGGCACCTCCGCCTCAGGTCttcccctctctccatcctcaccACTTCGTGGTTCCTACTAACTCCACATCCCTTACAAATGCTTGCCTGGCCACCCTCCCAAGATCGGTGGTGCCTCCAGCGTGCTGCGCTGTAATGTCTCCTGTTTGCCTTGCCTTGTGGCCTTCTGCTCATCTTTCAGTCCCTGTGACCAACCAGCAAGGTCCCTAGGAGAATGTCCTCCTGGTCTCCGTGTCCTTGGCCAGTGTCCTGTGCTCAATAGGGTGGGGGGCGTGAGAGCCAGAGGGCTGGGGCTAGCCTCTGGGTCACTGCTATTGCCCCCCTCTCCCCAGATCTCCTGAGGGTTCGGCaggaggtggcagcagcagctgtgAGGAGCCCCAGTGGCCTAGAAATCCACCTGCCCTCATCCTCACCAGGTCAACGTCGGAAGCAGGGCCTGGCTCAGCACCGAGACAGCACCACCTCAGCTGGCACCTCATCCTTCTCAGAGAGGTATTGGGGTGCTTGTGTTTCAGAGAGGCTCCTGTTTTCCCTGTGCTTGCGTCTGCGGTTGGCAGTGCTATCACCTGGCTTCTGCAGGTCATGTCCCACGCTGGCCCTCCTCACCCTGTGGCCACGGTGCACCCACCGCAGCGTTAGGGTACTGCATATGCTAGCTAGGCACTGTGCTCAGGCCTAGGCTTGTGGCCTGCTCTGCAGCAGCGACCTGATGCTCCAGAGCCAGGCGCAGACCCAGAACATTCCTGGGTAGAATGGTGTgtctgtggggggtgggggagtggtgaCCATCCCTCAGCTGGGTTGTTGCTACtcctgtttccactgagcaactgTGGGACCGCTGAATCCAGGTGTCCCTGATAGCCAAGGGCTTAGCTCTCCCCACAGGTAGGTGGGAGGCTTGAGGCAGATAAGGTGAGCGGCGAGAGGTCTGGCAACCCCGAGGTCGGTGGAAAGCTGGGGATGGGGAGAGCCCCCCAGCAGCAGCGATTCAGACAGCAGAGCCGCTGGCGGCGCAGACGAGGTCTGCCCGGCTGGCAGGGGCGGAGGCCCCAGCAAGGGGCAGGGGCGGGAAGAGCTTCAGCGGCTCCCTCCGCCCCTCCTGCCCGGaggccgcccccgccccgcgccgaGTGTGCAGCAGCGGCCGCCGCTGCCGCCTCCCGACCGCCGCTAATTGCGCTGCTGCCGCTTAGGGTCGGCGggggggcgaggggcgggggggagggtgcATGGAGCTGGGGCCCCCGCGCGGTAATTACCGCCGCAGTCGCCGCCGCCTGCCGGGCCAGCGCCTccgagccgccgccgccgagATTAATTGGCGCCGccagagggggcgggggcggaggcggCCGGAGCCGCGGCGAGCGCACATCGACCGCCCGCTGGGCCGGCAATTAGCAAAGGCGGCCGGAGCGGGGACCGCAGTTACGGGAAAGAGGGGGAGCGCGGGGAGAGGACCTAGGCCTGCGGCGTTCGCCGCTCACCGACCTGCCGTCCACAGGGAGCTGTCGCAGCCGCCCCCCTTGCTGTCGCCCCAGAATGCCCCCCACATCGCCCTGGGCCCCCACCTCAGGCCCCCCTTTTTGGGGGTGCCCTCGGCCCTGTGCCAGACCCCAGGTGAGGAGCAGGCGGGTGTGAGATCCTTTGTCTCCTGGGTGGCTGTCGGTGCGGGACCGTGCCGGTTCGTCCGTGACCAACCCTGCGTCCATCAGCGCTCCCGttggccccgcccctgcccttgTTGAAGCCAAGGACAGACCAGGGCGGCCTTGGGCGGCCCTGGACCACTCGGCCACCTGGCCTCGTGGTCTGTCCCCTTCCCACCAGGTTACGgcttcctgccccctgcccaggcaGAGATGCTCGCTCGGCAGCAGGAGCTTCTGCGGAAGCAGAACCTGGCCCGGTAGGTCCTGCACCGCGGGGTCGGGGGACAGCGTGGCAAATGGCACTGCCAAGCCCACTGATCCTCCGCGGTCTGCTCCCCCACGGCCAGGCTGGAGATGTCAGCAGAGCTGCTGCGCCAGAAGGAGCTGGAGAGCGCACACCGGACACAGCTGCTGGGCTCCGAAGCCACCCTGCGCCCGCCCGAGGGTGCCGAGGAGCTGCAGCGGCGCGGGGCCATGCTGGTGCTGAGACACAGCTCCGCGCCGCTgctggccctgcctccccagggacCCCCCGGCCCAGGCCCCCcgaccccgcccccgccccgggagcCTGCCCACCGAGCTCCTCGGAAGGGGGCCTCCAGTCCTGCCTCAACCCGGCCAAGTGAGCCCAAGGAGAACACAGGGGCAGGGATCTGGGCACAAGACGGTTCTGAAGATGAGCCCCCCAAGGACTTGGACGGAGAAGACCCTGAGATGGTGGCTGCTGGAGGCCAGGGCCCCACGTCAGGCCAAGCCCCAACTGGAGGGATCCGCTCTGAGGGGAAGGGGCTTCTCTCAGGATCcatgctgccccctcccctgcccctgggctTCCCCTATGCTGTCAGCCCCTACTTCCACACAGGTGGGCACCCCCTCCGTGGGGCGTAAGGGGGCCCAGCACCCTCACATCCTGCCAGGGTCTCAGGGAGGGTGTCCATGGGGAGAAGAAATCCCTTAGCCCGGACATCTCTGAACAATTAGGGCAAAAGCATAAGGCCAGCGGATGGGGGTGGGAGCATAGCCAAGAGCTGGCCAGAGTCCGAGCTACTCTCCCCCCAAACCCAGGCACCGTGGGGGGCCTCTTCATGGATGGGGAGGAGGCCACAGCCCCTGAGGACGTCAGCAAGTGGACAGTGGACGATGTCTGCAGCTTTGTGGGGGGCCTGTCCGGCTGTGGAGAATATGCACCGGTGAGGGGGACACCTGCCCAAGGAGATTACGAGCTGCCGTTTCCCAGtaccacccctgcccccttggTCAGTGCTTCTGCCTCCAACACAGGCACAGGCCCAACGCAGAGGTTTTCTTCCCATTTGAAAATGCTCCCTGCGGGCCTCACCAACTCCTTCCTCTAGGCTCTGCTCTCTGGAGAGCCTTGAACCAGCCCAGGACACACAGCCCTTGCACACAGGCCCTGAACGctgcactcccccacccccaggtcttcAGAGAACAGGGGATTGATGGGGAGACCTTGCCCCTGCTGACAGAGGAGCACCTCCTGACCACCATGGGGCTGAAGCTGGGGCCTGCTCTCAAGATCCGGGCCCAGGTGAGTGCCTGCTGGGGGCGGTGGTCTCTAGCAGCAGAGGGGCAGCCCTGAGGCTCTGCATGTGGCTGcaggcccccacccaggcctgTCTCTCTGCAGGTGGCCAAGCGCCTGGGCCGTGTCTTCTACATGGCCAGCTTCCCTGTGGCTCTGCCGCTGCAGCCACCAACGCTGCGGGCTCCTGATCGGGAGCTCACTTCAGGGGAGCGGCCCCTGTCCCCGACAATGGCCCCCTCCCCCTATGGGGGGACCCACCCCCCTGTTGGCCGAGCCTCACCCAAGCAAGAGAACGGAAGCATGGCTCTGCTCCCAGGGGCCACAGACCCCTCTCAGCCTCTGTGTTGAGCCAGTGTCAAACCCCAACCCTTTGGCACCAGCTGCTCCAGTGCaaaggccccctccccccacagcttATTTTCCTTTCGGTTTTAAATGCAAAAACACAATTgttaaaaggaaaacacaggactaaagaggaaaggaatgagtTTCCAGAGAGACTCGGGGGTGACTATAGAGCCTGGTGTGGGTGGCCTGGCGACCCGAATCTGGGAAGCTGCAGATAAACCAAAGACGAAGGAGGCCCACAGGGCACCTCACGCCACACCAGCTGAGCCCACCGGCTCCCCCTGGAAGCATGCCTGCTCTGCATCCTGACCTCCAGTGGAGCCCCCGCTCCAGATCAGCTTCCGGCTCACCCACCACCACAGGGTGCGGCAAGCAGGCTCCATGGCACTGGTTTACACCCCCATGGCCGCCACGTGAGGAGCTGGAACAGCACTTGGTACTTTCTGGTCTTTTATgttgtaaaaaaataaagccctgTCCCCATCTACTGCCCTTCTGTCCTGTGTACAGGTGCTCAGCCCCAGCCTGGAAGCGGCATGCCTGACTGCAGGGTGAGGTGGCCACACTGCACCCCAGGCCCCCAGGCAGGCAGCCCTCAGTCCTCCTCGGAGAGCTGTAGATCCTGCAGCTCGTCCTCTGGCCCCTGGGCCAGCTGCCACAGCTCCTGGGCGTCCAGCCCCGCCTCTGTGTCTGGGCTTCCATCTGCAGGAGGAGAGCACGGCTACATAAATTCTGCTTTATCAGAAAGAAACCAGCCTTGGAAGTTACTCATCACTAATTAATCACAGTGCTAATTAATTTATCGGTGCTGCTATCGCTGGCTGCCAGAGCCAGCAGGAATGGAGCAGCTGGCTCGGCATCCCCAGGGAGGGGCGTGGGCCCAGCATAGAGCTGATGGCCCTGCCCGCCCACCCAATCCCAACGGCCTTGGGCGCCAAACAGGTGGGCGCAAAGACCACGGCACCCCTCACTCTCAGGAACCACTTACCCTCTGACTTGCTGACTTCTTCCTCCATGCTGCTACCACTGCTGTCCTCCGCCACCGCCGCCACCGCCCTCTGCAAAGCTTGCAGGGACCCAGGCGTCCCTGCAGACAAAGAACAAGAGTCCATGGGAGTGACCCCACCAGCAGAGGCGCAGGAGAGCAGTAAGGTGAAGGGCGGTTTAGGTTTATGGTCCTGTCCCCAACCTGCCCTCAAGCCTCCTTTGTGCAAGTGGAGAGGACCCAGAACTGTGCTGAaaagtggtgggggggggggggcgggtagggACAGACAACACACACCAACCACACAGCAGGAGGGGCAGAAGCGTGCATTTCCTCTGGCTCCATGAGGTGGGAGGCCTGCCAGGCccacctgctccctcctcccccagcacgAGCTGAGCCACAGGCCCCCACCTCTCTCTGGGAAGCGTGGAGCCCAGTCATCCTCGTCACTGTCCAGGTCAAAGAGGGCCTTGAATTCTGCCCGGTCTTCATCCTTCCTGTCCCCGACCTTGCGGCGCTTTACCTCAGGGAAATTCAAGTCTTCCAGCTGGAAGGACCAGGACCCAGAGCAGCAGGTGAGGGTGGGCTCTCAGGGCGACCTGCCCACCCCTCACAGCCAcccagctctgctccctcctcccctgctcttgagcacccctcctccagcctccatgCAAGGACCCTGCTTGGCCACTTTGGGGACTGACCCAAAGTGGTCAACACCGCAGGGTAGGGTTTCCTGGACAGCCACCCCACCAGGCCAGTGAAGCGGCCACTAAGTGCCACCCACACGGTAGGCCCCCACGTTCCTGTTCccaaattttcagccattattctCAGGACAGACAGCAAACCCGTGCTGACACCAGGACGGTTGCAGACAGTCATGCCCCTTGGCATGATGCGTCCCCCTCAGGTCATGCCATCCTGCACCCGCTGGCCGGGCCCAGACCCAAAGGCAGAGCTAAagctcttcctgcccctccctaCTGGCCTCCCTGGTGTCCACAGCTGACCCAGGTGACAAGGTCAGTCCAGCacttgcccctcccccaaagccGCCAGCCCATCAGGCCTGAGGAGGGGAGCAGCCCGACTTAATCCAGTTCTGCCACCATCTGCCCcatcacagcagccacagcaccatCTTCCCAGCCACACCCGcgttccctcccctgccccaccataCACGCTCTTTGCCACTGATCTCCAGCTGAATCTCTCGGTCCCTCAGCTTCCGCCACTGGCTGTAGTACTTGGTGAGTGGGGTCCCCTCGTCTCGGGTCTGCTTCTCCCAGGCATCCTGTGCAAGATGTTGAGGGTCGTGCCCCACGCAGACACACCCCCAAACCCCAGCCACACACCAACCGGTGCCTGCAGGGCCCAGAAGCCCAGCTGACCACTGCGCGCTGGTCAGACACGCCAAAGGAGACGCTCTGGCGGAGGCTACAGATGTGCTCTGCGTTCTCCTGCACCTTCTCCAGCAGCTGGCGCACCTGACGGCAGTAGTTGGCGACCTTGCACTCCCGGAGGAAGGATTTCAGCTGTAAGAGGAAGGGGGCACTCAGCTTGGCTCCAGGCACCACGTACAGGGACCGCAGGCAGGCAGGGTGGTCAGAGCCCTGGGGACACACCCCAGTGCATGTGAGAGAGGAGCCAGGGtacgtggggtggggtgggggcccgTGTGACCTCTCTGGCCCCAGACTGACCGGAGGGCACACACGAGGTGACACATTAGGTTCCTACTAGGTGGGAACATAAATCTAGCCTGGGGCCACATCCAGCCTGCTGCCCACCTTGGTAAATAAAACTGTACTGGCCCTCAGCACACTCACTTGTTTACATCTTTCTGTGAGTTTTCTGCAGTTTTGTGGGAGAATGGAGCAGTTCTGAGGAACTACATgactgcaaagcctaaaatatttaccatttgaCTTTTCACCAAAAACATCTGCTGATCCCTTTCTAGACCATGACCCTTGGGGCTCAGAGCCAGAAGCCTGCACTCGTACCTATGCCTGGGCAGCCCCACCCCGCCCATCAGCGGGCCTGTGATTGGTGGGCTGCTTCTGCCCACCAAGGCCAGATGGGCACAGGCCTCCCTGAGATGGGAATCACTTAGGCTGAAAGGGGCCTCAAACAGGCTTCTGAGAGGGAagaccccccaaccccaccccatccTGTATTAGCTGAAGGAAAGCTGAGGTGGGCGGCCAGGTTTTCCTGCTACCCCAAACCTGTCCTGACTCCTCCCCTAGCCCAGGATCACCTGGGGAAGCACGAGGTCAGACCAGCCTGCTCAGCCTCACTTCTCAGGCTCTGCACCTGCGCTTGTACGCCAATACCACGGCTGCGGGGATCCAGCCTCCCGGTGGTGCCAGCAGAGA
Proteins encoded:
- the SAMD11 gene encoding sterile alpha motif domain-containing protein 11 isoform X1 — its product is MPAVKKELPGREDLALALATFHPTLAALPLPPLPGYLAPLPAAAALPPIASLPAATAGYEALLPPPLRASRAYLSLHEAAPHLHLPRDPLTLERFAATAAAAPDFQPLLDNGEPCIEVECGANRALLYVRKLCQGSKGPSIRHRGEWLTPNEFQFVSGRETAKDWKRSIRHKGKSLKTLMSKGILQVHPPICDCPGCRISSPVNRGRLADKRTVALPPARVLKKELTPSFSASDGDSDGSGPTCGQRLGLKQEDDPHVHIMKRRVHTHWDVNISFRETSCSQDSDLPTLISSVHRSRHLVMPEHQSRCEFQRGSVEIGLGAAGDLLGKRLGRSTRITSDCPLEKKARSKSPQETLLLPELGPSMAPEDHYRRLVSALSEASNFEDPQRLYHLGLPSHDLLRVRQEVAAAAVRSPSGLEIHLPSSSPGQRRKQGLAQHRDSTTSAGTSSFSERELSQPPPLLSPQNAPHIALGPHLRPPFLGVPSALCQTPGYGFLPPAQAEMLARQQELLRKQNLARLEMSAELLRQKELESAHRTQLLGSEATLRPPEGAEELQRRGAMLVLRHSSAPLLALPPQGPPGPGPPTPPPPREPAHRAPRKGASSPASTRPSEPKENTGAGIWAQDGSEDEPPKDLDGEDPEMVAAGGQGPTSGQAPTGGIRSEGKGLLSGSMLPPPLPLGFPYAVSPYFHTGTVGGLFMDGEEATAPEDVSKWTVDDVCSFVGGLSGCGEYAPVFREQGIDGETLPLLTEEHLLTTMGLKLGPALKIRAQVAKRLGRVFYMASFPVALPLQPPTLRAPDRELTSGERPLSPTMAPSPYGGTHPPVGRASPKQENGSMALLPGATDPSQPLC
- the SAMD11 gene encoding sterile alpha motif domain-containing protein 11 isoform X2, which codes for MPAVKKELPGREDLALALATFHPTLAALPLPPLPGYLAPLPAAAALPPIASLPAATAGYEALLPPPLRASRAYLSLHEAAPHLHLPRDPLTLERFAATAAAAPDFQPLLDNGEPCIEVECGANRALLYVRKLCQGSKGPSIRHRGEWLTPNEFQFVSGRETAKDWKRSIRHKGKSLKTLMSKGILQVHPPICDCPGCRISSPVNRGRLADKRTVALPPARVLKKELTPSFSASDGDSDGSGPTCGQRLGLKQEDDPHVHIMKRRVHTHWDVNISFRETSCSQDSDLPTLISSVHRSRHLVMPEHQSRCEFQRGSVEIGLGAAGDLLGKRLGRSTRITSDCPLEKKARSKSPQETLLLPELGPSMAPEDHYRRLVSALSEASNFEDPQRLYHLGLPSHGQRRKQGLAQHRDSTTSAGTSSFSERELSQPPPLLSPQNAPHIALGPHLRPPFLGVPSALCQTPGYGFLPPAQAEMLARQQELLRKQNLARLEMSAELLRQKELESAHRTQLLGSEATLRPPEGAEELQRRGAMLVLRHSSAPLLALPPQGPPGPGPPTPPPPREPAHRAPRKGASSPASTRPSEPKENTGAGIWAQDGSEDEPPKDLDGEDPEMVAAGGQGPTSGQAPTGGIRSEGKGLLSGSMLPPPLPLGFPYAVSPYFHTGTVGGLFMDGEEATAPEDVSKWTVDDVCSFVGGLSGCGEYAPVFREQGIDGETLPLLTEEHLLTTMGLKLGPALKIRAQVAKRLGRVFYMASFPVALPLQPPTLRAPDRELTSGERPLSPTMAPSPYGGTHPPVGRASPKQENGSMALLPGATDPSQPLC